In Nymphaea colorata isolate Beijing-Zhang1983 chromosome 3, ASM883128v2, whole genome shotgun sequence, a genomic segment contains:
- the LOC116250352 gene encoding cellulose synthase-like protein E6 has translation MYRLLAGINLAGMVAVLFYRVTNIPHDTLSLKLLWAAMTLSELWFVLYWIINQAVRWDPIYRSTFKDRLSLRFEEELPGVDAFVCTADPWKEPPLLVIGTVLSLMAYDYPPEKLSVYLSDDGGSDLTLYALLEASAYSKHWLPFCRKFKIEPRSPAAFFSTNPDPPLTSSQEWSTMKSLYDGMANRIEGAVSLGRVPPEIREEHQRLFSDWNPATNSRDHPAILKILIGGGDSKAVDNNGWPLPTLVYLAREKRPGYAHNFKAGAMNALLRVSSEISSAPIILNVDCDMYSNDSQSVRDALCFFMDEKTGRQVAFVQFPQRFNNVTKNDIYDTSILIYNGVNAHGFDRFEGTAYVGSGCFHRREILMGRKYSDDFKGDLNGRIWRKPLENLDILEERGKFVASCASEENTMWGTEMGLIYGSPVEDVITGLAIQCRGWRSVNFNPKRAAFIGVAPATLNDTLIQRKRWCEGTFQIFLSRYCPFVYGKGKISLGLQMCYSIYALWAPNSLPALYYAFAPSLCLLHDISLFPKISAPWSIPFLYVSISTYVYNLVEVLLLGGTFKIWWNGQRMWMIRRVTSYFFAFLDSMLKLVGMGEMKFTVTSKVVDADATARYENEIMEFGIASPMFIVMTTVAVHNLVCLTALVFKVVVNGIKVLDALFFQATLCGFIVLLSLPIYEAAFLRTDKGRLPTSVAFISVALTLAISFLALR, from the exons atgTACAGACTGTTGGCTGGCATCAACCTTGCGGGGATGGTGGCCGTCCTCTTCTACAGGGTGACCAACATTCCCCATGACACCTTGAGCCTAAAGCTTCTGTGGGCAGCCATGACACTCTCGGAGCTGTGGTTTGTTCTATATTGGATCATCAATCAGGCCGTCCGGTGGGATCCCATCTACCGATCCACCTTCAAGGATCGACTCTCACTCAG GTTCGAAGAGGAACTGCCCGGGGTGGACGCGTTCGTGTGCACTGCAGATCCATGGAAGGAGCCACCGTTGCTCGTCATCGGCACGGTGCTGTCTCTCATGGCCTACGACTACCCGCCGGAGAAGCTTAGCGTATATCTTTCTGACGACGGCGGCTCCGACTTGACGTTGTACGCTCTCCTGGAAGCTTCCGCCTATTCCAAGCACTGGCTGCCCTTCTGCCGGAAGTTTAAGATCGAGCCCAGGTCACCGGCTGCATTCTTCTCCACCAATCCCGATCCGCCCCTCACCTCTTCGCAGGAGTGGTCGACCATgaag AGCTTGTACGATGGCATGGCGAATCGTATTGAAGGTGCAGTCAGTCTAGGCAGAGTTCCACCAGAGATTCGTGAAGAACACCAAAGACTTTTCTCTGACTGGAATCCAGCCACAAACTCACGGGATCATCCAGCGATTCTCAAG ATACTGATTGGTGGTGGAGACTCAAAGGCAGTAGACAATAATGGGTGGCCATTGCCAACCCTGGTGTATTTGGCTCGGGAGAAGAGGCCTGGCTACGCTCATAATTTCAAGGCTGGAGCCATGAATGCACTT TTAAGGGTATCATCAGAGATAAGCAGTGCTCCCATAATACTCAATGTGGACTGTGACATGTATTCAAATGATTCACAATCAGTAAGGGATGCATTGTGCTTCTTCATGGATGAAAAGACGGGACGCCAAGTAGCATTTGTTCAATTCCCTCAGCGCTTCAACAATGTCACCAAGAATGATATTTATGATACTTCCATACTAATCTACAATGGG GTAAATGCACATGGATTTGATCGATTTGAGGGAACAGCATATGTTGGAAGTGGATGCTTCCACAGGAGAGAGATTCTCATGGGAAGAAAATATAGTGATGATTTCAAAGGAGATCTGAACGGGAGAATATGGAGGAAGCCTTTGGAAAATCTTGACATATtggaagaaagaggaaaatttGTTGCTAGTTGTGCCAGTGAAGAGAACACTATGTGGGGAAcagag ATGGGATTGATATATGGGTCTCCTGTAGAGGATGTGATCACTGGGCTTGCAATACAGTGCAGGGGGTGGAGATCTGTTAATTTCAATCCAAAAAGGGCTGCTTTCATAGGGGTCGCCCCGGCTACCTTGAATGACACCTTAATTCAAAGAAAAAGGTGGTGTGAAGGAACCTTTCAAATTTTCCTCTCCAGATACTGCCCTTTTGTATATGGGAAGGGGAAGATAAGCCTTGGCCTTCAGATGTGCTATAGCATCTACGCCCTCTGGGCTCCCAATTCCTTGCCAGCGCTATATTATGCGTTTGCACCCTCACTCTGCCTCCTACATGACATTTCCTTGTTTCCTAAG ATATCTGCTCCCTGGTCCATACCTTTTCTGTATGTAAGCATAAGTACTTATGTGTACAATCTGGTGGAGGTTCTGCTTTTGGGAGGCACATTTAAGATATGGTGGAACGGACAACGGATGTGGATGATCAGAAGAGTAACTTCCTACTTCTTTGCATTCCTTGACTCGATGTTGAAGCTTGTAGGCATGGGAGAGATGAAATTCACAGTAACATCAAAGGTTGTTGATGCGGATGCAACTGCTCGATATGAGAACGAAATCATGGAGTTTGGAATTGCGTCTCCCATGTTCATAGTGATGACGACAGTTGCAGTCCACAATCTAGTGTGTTTGACAGCCCTAGTTTTTAAAGTGGTTGTGAACGGAATCAAAGTTCTGGATGCCTTGTTTTTCCAAGCAACTTTGTGTGGATTCATAGTGCTCCTCAGCCTCCCCATCTACGAAGCAGCATTCCTCCGTACGGACAAAGGGAGGTTACCAACATCAGTTGCCTTTATCTCAGTCGCGTTAACATTGGCTATATCGTTCTTAGCGCTCCGCTAG
- the LOC116250589 gene encoding protein NOI4-like yields MTDKGRPLPKFGEWDVNDPASAEGFTVIFNKARDEKKTGGNARPNNSPMKDDVAFKPGTYTSKPNSKKWFCCMQPTSGES; encoded by the exons ATGACG GACAAAGGCAGACCATTGCCCAAATTTGGGGAATGGGACGTGAATGACCCTGCATCAGCTGAGGGGTTTACTGTTATCTTCAACAAGGCGAGAGATGAGAAGAAGACAGGAGGAAATGCACGTCCAAACAACTCTCCCATGAAGGATGATGTTGCCTTCAAACCAGGGACTTATACTAGCAAGCCCAACTCG aaaaaatggttttgctGCATGCAGCCCACATCTGGTGAGTCCTGA